TGGCGAGATCAATACCGGTGAGGAGTACGGTGTTGCGATGCGCAAGGACGATGTTGAACTGCACGAAAAGATCAACACCGGTCTTGACGAACTCATGAAGGACCCGTACTGGCAGGAGCTTCTCGAAAAGTACAACCTTGCATGAGCGCCCTGCCGCTCTGCCGGGCAAAAACCCAAACTATTTTTAAAATGTGTGAGCATTAAGATTATTTGCACCATCCCTGTCAGAGGGGAAGGCTGCATGGGTGTATTTGTATAGGATCTGAAACATGGAGATCACATCAATCCTGGTGGAATGGTTCCCTTACCTCTTCTCAGGTATCGTCGCCACCCTCGGTCTTGTCGCCGCCTCCCTCGGCCTCGGGCTTCTCTTCGGCCTTCCGATGGCCCTGGGCCAGATATACGGTTCAAAACCGGTCAGAAGTCTGATCGGGGTGTATGTCTGGTTTTTCCGCGGCCTTCCCGTGCTCGTCCTCCTGTTTCTCTTCTTCTTCGGCATCTTCCCCCAGCTCGGCATGGGCGACCTTCCCCCCTTTTTCGTCGCCGTCGTCGTGCTCGGCCTGAGAGGCGCCGCCTACCAGTCGCAGATCTTCAGGGGGGCGATCCAGTCGATCAGCGAGGGGCAGATGACCGCGGCGCGGTCCCTGGGCATGACCCGGTTTCAGGCGATCAGATATATCATCCTGCCCCAGGCGGTCAGGATCGCCCTGCCTGGCTGGTCGAACGAGTACCCCACGGTGCTGACCGACACGGCGATCTGCTATGCGATCGGGGTGGCCGAGATCCTGACCAGGACGACCCAGATCGTGGCGCAGACCTATGTGACCATGCCGCTCTATCTGGCTGCAGCCTGTCTCTATATCGTCCTCAATTACGCAGGGATGAGGGCCCTGCACTATATCGAGCAGCGGATCAGCATCCCGGGGTTCGGGCAGGGGGGTCTGTAGACCGATGGAAATCCTGCGGGTCGAAGATATCCACAAGGCGTATGGCGACCGTGAGGTGCTCCGCGGTGTCTCTTTTTCTGTGCGCAAAGGTGAGACAAAGGTGTTCATCGGCCCCTCGGGCACCGGGAAGAGCACCCTCCTGCGGTGCATCAACCAGCTGACGGTCCCAGACCAGGGCCGCGTCTTCCTGCACGGTGAGGAGGTGACGAACTCGGGTTCCCGTATCAATTATTTCCGGCAGCGCATGGGTATGGTCTTCCAGAACTTCTATCTCTTCGATCACCTGACGGCGGTGCGGAACGTCGAGGTCGCCCTGCTGAAGGTGAAGCGGATGGATCCGAAGGCCGCCCGTGAAAAGGCGCTGTATGAGTTGCGGCAGGTCGGGATGGAGGACTGGGCCGACCATTACCCTGCCGAACTCTCCGGCGGTCAGGCGCAGCGGGTCTCGATCGCCCGTGCGCTTGCGATGGACCCTGACGTGATCCTCTTCGACGAACCGACCTCTGCGCTCGACCCCGAGCTGACGCGCGAGGTGCTCGAGGTGATGAAGAAACTCTCGAACGAGGGGATGACGATGCTGGTGGTGACGCACGAGATGGGGTTTGCCCTTTCGGCGGCGAGCGAGGTGCTGTTCATGGAGCACGGGCTGATCGTGGAGAGAGGACCCCCCTCGGAGATCCCGGCGAGCCCGGCCTTCGAGCGGACGAGGAAATTCGTGGGGAAATTCAGGGATATATAACCGGTGATGGTGGAGAATGGATCAGGTCGCATTTATCATACAGGTTCTTGTTCCGGCCCTTGCCGACGGACTCGTGCTGACGCTGGCCCTGATCGCGGTCTCGGCCCCGTTCGGCTTTCTTCTCGGGGCCGGACTGGCGGTGGGGCGCACCTACGGCAGCCGTCCGCTCTCCTTTACGGCCCGGGCATTTGTCACCTTTGTCAAGGGTTGCCCCCTGCTTCTCCTGCTTTTCATCCTCTACTTCGGTCTTCCGGCCGTCGGGGTCAGGTTCTCACCCTTTGAGGCGGCGGCGATCGGTTTTATCTTCTGCAACGGGGCGTATAACTCCGAATATATCAGGGGCGCCCTCCTCTCGATCAAGGAGGGGCAGATGACCGCCGCCTTTGCCCTCGGCATGACCCGCAACCAGGGTATCAGGTACATCCTCCTGCCGCAGGCCCTCCGCCGTGCGATCCCCGGGATGACAAACGAGTTCATCTACCTGATCAAGTACTCTTCCCTTGCCTACATGATCACGGTCGTGGAGCTCACCGGGGCCGGAAAACTCGTCGCCACCAAATATTTCACCTTCACCGAGACCTTCATGGTGGTCGGCGCGGTCTATCTGGTGCTCGTCACCTTCACCACCATCGCCGCAAACTACCTGGAGAAGCGGTACGCCGTGCCGGTCTGACCGCCGTCAGGTTTATCCCCGCGGCCCCCGCAGGTGAGGGCGTGAGGACGAGCCAGGCACTCCTTCTGCGCTACCGGCACGACCCGGCCTTCGAGTTCTCCCGGGTGCTGGTCACCTACGTGGACCGCGGCGCGCCGGGCGATCTCTCTTCGGTCGGCGGCGGGGAGATTGTGCGGCTCGGACCCGGCTTTTTTGACGTCCTCAGGGAGGAGCGGGCGGTGACGGTGCCGTACCACCGGATAAGAAGGATCGCCTACGACGGTGTGGTGGTCTGGGAGAAGGAGTGAGGGGTGCGCAATGCATATCCTGAAAGGGGGCCAGATACATCCCCATGAAATGGATGCCGCTTCTCGCGCTTGCCGCATGCTGCGCTGTCTTTGCCGGGTGCGTGCACTCGCCCGCTGCCGATTCCGAAATGACCGTGATCCTTGACTCGATGCAGGGGGAGATCAACGGCGCCCTGACGGCGATCGATCGGTCTGCTGAAATGACCGCCGCAAACCTGAGCCAGACCGGTCTTGCCGGCCCTGATGTCGATGCCCTCCTCTCAGAGGCCCTCGAAACCGACCCTTCGGTGATCACCGCCACGGTGATCGCCAGGAACGGGACGGTCGCCGCGGTGCAGCCTTATATCGATGAACTCGCCGGCGCAGACCTCAGCGACCAGGCGGTGGTGCAGGAGGTCTTCACCCGGGAGGCCCCGGTGATGTCAGACCTCTTCGCCCTCAGGGAGGGCGGGTATGCGGCGACGATCGAGCACCCGGTCTTCTCCTCAGACGGCGAGGTCATAGGGGCGGTGAGCCTTGCCTTCCAGCCGGAGGTGCTCGTCAGGAGATATGCGGAGCCCGCGGTTGCCGGCACCCCGTATACGGTGATGGCCCTTCAGCCCGGCGGTCTGGTGCTGTATGACGCAGACCCCGGAGAGATCGGGAAAGAGACGCTCAACGATACCCTGTATGCCGACTTCCCTGAGGTGCTCGATGCCGCCCGCAAGTATGCAGAGAACCGTTCTGGCCATACGACGTACTCGTTCTATGCCGCAGGTTACGGGACGGTCGTGCGAAAAGAGGCGTACTGGACGACTGTCGGATTGCACCGCACAGAATGGCGTTTGTCCATCATCAGGGAGATCGGCGCCTGATCGACCGGCACCCTGATGAACCTGAACGTTCAACCGATCTTGCGATGCAGCAACCAGCCTGTTACAGCA
Above is a window of Methanofollis tationis DNA encoding:
- a CDS encoding amino acid ABC transporter permease gives rise to the protein MEITSILVEWFPYLFSGIVATLGLVAASLGLGLLFGLPMALGQIYGSKPVRSLIGVYVWFFRGLPVLVLLFLFFFGIFPQLGMGDLPPFFVAVVVLGLRGAAYQSQIFRGAIQSISEGQMTAARSLGMTRFQAIRYIILPQAVRIALPGWSNEYPTVLTDTAICYAIGVAEILTRTTQIVAQTYVTMPLYLAAACLYIVLNYAGMRALHYIEQRISIPGFGQGGL
- a CDS encoding amino acid ABC transporter ATP-binding protein; its protein translation is MEILRVEDIHKAYGDREVLRGVSFSVRKGETKVFIGPSGTGKSTLLRCINQLTVPDQGRVFLHGEEVTNSGSRINYFRQRMGMVFQNFYLFDHLTAVRNVEVALLKVKRMDPKAAREKALYELRQVGMEDWADHYPAELSGGQAQRVSIARALAMDPDVILFDEPTSALDPELTREVLEVMKKLSNEGMTMLVVTHEMGFALSAASEVLFMEHGLIVERGPPSEIPASPAFERTRKFVGKFRDI
- a CDS encoding amino acid ABC transporter permease, yielding MDQVAFIIQVLVPALADGLVLTLALIAVSAPFGFLLGAGLAVGRTYGSRPLSFTARAFVTFVKGCPLLLLLFILYFGLPAVGVRFSPFEAAAIGFIFCNGAYNSEYIRGALLSIKEGQMTAAFALGMTRNQGIRYILLPQALRRAIPGMTNEFIYLIKYSSLAYMITVVELTGAGKLVATKYFTFTETFMVVGAVYLVLVTFTTIAANYLEKRYAVPV
- a CDS encoding RNA repair domain-containing protein; the protein is MRTSQALLLRYRHDPAFEFSRVLVTYVDRGAPGDLSSVGGGEIVRLGPGFFDVLREERAVTVPYHRIRRIAYDGVVVWEKE
- a CDS encoding cache domain-containing protein — protein: MKWMPLLALAACCAVFAGCVHSPAADSEMTVILDSMQGEINGALTAIDRSAEMTAANLSQTGLAGPDVDALLSEALETDPSVITATVIARNGTVAAVQPYIDELAGADLSDQAVVQEVFTREAPVMSDLFALREGGYAATIEHPVFSSDGEVIGAVSLAFQPEVLVRRYAEPAVAGTPYTVMALQPGGLVLYDADPGEIGKETLNDTLYADFPEVLDAARKYAENRSGHTTYSFYAAGYGTVVRKEAYWTTVGLHRTEWRLSIIREIGA